A genomic window from Streptomyces mirabilis includes:
- a CDS encoding UDP-N-acetylmuramoyl-L-alanyl-D-glutamate--2,6-diaminopimelate ligase: protein MTYPGPPRPVQNSATPLAELADQLGATAPASSAEVTGITHDSRAVRPGDLYAALPGARLHGADFVTQAAGLGAVAVLTDPTGAERAAATGLPVLVVDDPRGLMGELAATIYGHPGRDLLQIGITGTSGKTTTAYLVEGGLKTLRSTGLIGTVEMRIGEERIKSERTTPEATDLQALFAVMRERGVDAVAMEVSSHALVLGRVDGCVFDIAVFNNLSPEHMEFHSDMEDYFRAKAQLFTPQRSKLGVVNLDDEYGRRLVEEATVPVVTFSAEGHPDADWRAEEVEVGPMDSAFVAVGPKGERITAKSPLAGPFNVANTLAAIVALAVAGIDPQTAADGIAAVPGVPGRLERVDVGQPYLAVVDYAHKTDAVESVLRALRKVTEGRLHVVLGCGGDRDKTKRMPMGAAAARLADTAVLTSDNPRSEDPLAILATMLAGAAEVPAHERGEVQVFEDRAAAIAAAVALARPGDTVLVAGKGHEQGQDIAGVVRPFDDRQVLREAIQKTQG from the coding sequence GTGACATATCCGGGGCCGCCGCGACCGGTCCAGAACTCCGCCACACCCCTCGCGGAGCTCGCCGATCAGCTGGGTGCCACCGCCCCGGCGTCGAGCGCGGAGGTCACGGGCATCACCCATGACTCCCGCGCGGTGCGCCCCGGAGACCTCTACGCCGCGCTGCCGGGCGCCCGCCTGCACGGCGCCGACTTCGTGACGCAGGCGGCCGGTCTCGGCGCGGTCGCCGTGCTGACCGACCCGACCGGCGCCGAGCGCGCCGCCGCCACCGGGCTGCCGGTCCTCGTCGTCGACGACCCGCGCGGCCTGATGGGAGAGCTCGCGGCCACCATCTACGGCCACCCGGGGCGCGATCTGCTCCAGATCGGCATCACCGGCACCTCCGGCAAGACCACCACGGCCTATCTCGTCGAGGGCGGGCTGAAAACGCTCCGCTCCACCGGCCTGATCGGCACCGTGGAGATGCGTATCGGTGAGGAGCGCATCAAGTCGGAGCGCACCACCCCCGAAGCAACCGACCTCCAGGCGCTGTTCGCGGTGATGCGCGAGCGTGGCGTCGACGCGGTCGCGATGGAGGTCTCCAGCCACGCGCTGGTCCTCGGGCGGGTCGACGGCTGTGTCTTCGACATCGCCGTCTTCAACAACCTCAGCCCGGAACACATGGAGTTCCACTCCGACATGGAGGACTACTTCCGGGCCAAGGCGCAGCTGTTCACACCGCAACGCAGCAAACTCGGCGTCGTCAACCTCGACGACGAGTACGGGCGCAGGCTGGTCGAGGAGGCCACCGTCCCCGTCGTCACCTTCTCCGCCGAAGGACACCCGGACGCCGACTGGCGCGCCGAGGAGGTCGAGGTCGGCCCGATGGACTCGGCGTTCGTCGCGGTCGGCCCCAAGGGCGAGCGGATCACCGCCAAGTCGCCGCTCGCGGGCCCCTTCAACGTGGCGAACACCCTCGCCGCGATCGTCGCCCTCGCCGTCGCCGGGATCGACCCGCAGACCGCCGCCGACGGCATCGCCGCCGTCCCGGGCGTGCCGGGCCGCCTGGAGCGTGTGGACGTGGGCCAGCCCTACCTCGCGGTCGTCGACTACGCCCACAAGACGGACGCCGTCGAATCGGTCCTGCGCGCGCTGCGCAAGGTCACCGAGGGCCGGCTGCACGTCGTGCTCGGCTGCGGCGGCGACCGTGACAAGACCAAGCGGATGCCGATGGGCGCCGCCGCGGCGCGGCTCGCCGACACCGCCGTACTGACATCGGACAATCCCCGCTCGGAGGACCCCCTCGCGATCCTCGCGACGATGCTCGCGGGCGCCGCCGAGGTGCCGGCGCACGAGCGTGGCGAGGTCCAGGTCTTCGAGGACCGGGCCGCCGCCATCGCCGCCGCCGTCGCCCTGGCGCGGCCCGGCGACACCGTGCTGGTCGCGGGCAAGGGCCACGAGCAGGGCCAGGACATCGCCGGGGTGGTGCGTCCCTTCGACGACCGCCAGGTGCTTCGCGAAGCTATCCAGAAGACCCAGGGATGA
- a CDS encoding penicillin-binding protein 2 has product MSDREPPRRRVPGPARPVRPGGQRRPGPGARPARRPGAPRPGGPQALRLGSPRPRLRMVSLALTLVMIAFVVRLLQVQAVDANAYVAKAEQNRYVGRTLAATRGGITDRNGVELATSVDAYDITADPTMFTQDTTKVTDAPEQAAALLGPILGQDVDTVAKKLRTKNTRYTLLAHRQTPQVWKQIKDLRNTLAVKAETDKSTVNFLAGVVAVPASKRVYPNGDLAAGILGWVNADGKGGGGVEQKLNKELAGKDGKIRYAQSGGRQVPTAGSTETPAVAGSDVELTINRDIQWAAQNAITQQVKASRADRGYVIVQDARSGEILAMANSPGFDPNDLTQANAAALGNAALQDAYEPGSTAKVMSMAAVLEENAATPATHVVVPNRLHRGDRLFQDDIDHATWNLTLNGVLAKSSNIGTILATGQLGKTQKEANQVLYSYLRKFGIGSYTGLGFPGETKGILAPADKWSTSQQYTIPFGQGMSINAMQAASVYSTIANGGVRVEPTLVRGSKGPDGRFTPSAQPKKTRVVSEKTAKTLAQMLESVVDDEQGTGAKARIPGYRVAGKTGTANRVDPATGKYHGYTSSFAGFAPADKPRITVYCAIQNATKGSYFGGQICGPIYKQVMEFALKTLQVPPTGAGAANLPVTFTP; this is encoded by the coding sequence GTGTCCGACAGGGAACCGCCGCGCCGTCGTGTGCCCGGCCCCGCCAGGCCCGTACGCCCCGGCGGCCAGCGGCGTCCGGGCCCCGGCGCCCGCCCCGCACGCCGCCCGGGCGCGCCCCGGCCCGGCGGCCCGCAGGCCCTGCGGCTGGGCAGCCCCCGCCCCCGGCTGCGCATGGTCAGCCTCGCCCTGACACTGGTGATGATCGCCTTCGTCGTACGCCTGCTCCAGGTGCAGGCCGTGGACGCCAACGCCTACGTCGCGAAGGCCGAGCAGAACCGCTACGTCGGCCGCACCCTGGCCGCCACCCGTGGCGGGATCACGGACCGCAACGGCGTGGAGCTCGCGACGAGCGTGGACGCGTACGACATCACGGCCGACCCCACGATGTTCACGCAGGACACGACGAAGGTGACGGACGCGCCCGAGCAGGCCGCGGCACTGCTCGGACCGATCCTCGGCCAGGACGTGGACACCGTCGCCAAGAAGCTCCGTACGAAGAACACCCGCTACACCCTGCTCGCGCACCGCCAGACCCCCCAGGTCTGGAAGCAGATCAAGGACCTGAGGAACACGCTCGCGGTCAAGGCGGAGACCGACAAGAGCACCGTCAACTTCCTCGCGGGCGTCGTCGCGGTCCCGGCCAGCAAGCGCGTGTATCCGAACGGCGATCTCGCCGCCGGGATACTGGGCTGGGTCAACGCCGACGGCAAGGGCGGCGGCGGAGTCGAGCAGAAGCTGAACAAGGAACTGGCCGGCAAGGACGGCAAGATCCGCTACGCCCAGTCCGGCGGCCGTCAGGTGCCGACCGCGGGGTCGACGGAGACTCCCGCCGTGGCGGGCTCCGACGTCGAGCTGACCATCAACCGCGACATCCAGTGGGCCGCGCAGAACGCCATCACCCAGCAGGTGAAGGCGTCCAGGGCGGACCGCGGGTACGTGATCGTGCAGGACGCCCGCAGCGGCGAGATCCTCGCCATGGCGAACTCGCCCGGCTTCGACCCCAACGACCTCACCCAGGCCAACGCGGCGGCCCTGGGCAACGCGGCCCTCCAGGACGCGTACGAACCCGGCTCCACCGCCAAGGTCATGTCGATGGCAGCCGTACTGGAGGAGAACGCCGCAACGCCCGCGACCCACGTGGTCGTGCCCAACCGGCTGCACCGCGGCGACCGCCTCTTCCAGGACGACATCGACCACGCGACCTGGAACCTGACGCTCAACGGCGTGCTCGCCAAGTCCAGCAACATCGGCACCATCCTGGCGACCGGCCAGCTCGGCAAGACGCAGAAGGAGGCGAACCAGGTCCTCTATTCGTATCTGCGCAAGTTCGGCATCGGCAGCTACACCGGGCTCGGCTTCCCCGGCGAGACGAAGGGCATCCTCGCGCCCGCCGACAAGTGGTCGACCTCCCAGCAGTACACGATTCCTTTCGGCCAGGGCATGTCGATCAACGCGATGCAGGCGGCCTCCGTCTACTCGACGATCGCCAACGGCGGTGTACGCGTCGAGCCGACGCTGGTGCGCGGCTCCAAGGGGCCCGACGGCCGGTTCACCCCGTCCGCCCAGCCCAAGAAGACGAGGGTCGTGAGCGAGAAGACGGCCAAGACCCTCGCCCAGATGCTGGAGTCCGTCGTGGACGACGAGCAGGGCACCGGCGCCAAGGCGCGCATCCCCGGCTACCGGGTCGCGGGCAAGACGGGTACGGCCAACCGCGTGGATCCGGCCACTGGCAAGTACCACGGCTACACCTCGTCGTTCGCCGGATTCGCCCCCGCCGACAAGCCCCGGATCACCGTCTACTGCGCCATCCAGAACGCCACGAAGGGCAGCTACTTCGGCGGCCAGATCTGCGGACCCATCTACAAGCAGGTCATGGAGTTCGCGCTCAAGACCCTCCAGGTCCCGCCCACCGGAGCGGGGGCCGCCAATCTGCCCGTGACCTTCACGCCGTGA
- a CDS encoding septum formation initiator family protein: MSRKPELRGRAARLARLLPAGGGQAARTPFVLLVVLLLGGGLIGLLVLNSALSEGSFHLDDLQRDTKSLTDEEQALQRDVDTYSAPDALQRRARELGMVPGGDPAFLNPDGSVKGVPGTAAQQSSARNPVVRPPEVLALTQTTAPATSAPAAAVPSAGTATRQTPAPQTPAPQTSTPRTPTPQTPARTPSAQPSSTPGR; encoded by the coding sequence GTGAGTAGGAAACCCGAACTCAGGGGGCGGGCCGCCCGGCTCGCCCGGCTTCTTCCCGCCGGCGGGGGCCAGGCCGCCCGCACCCCCTTCGTCCTGCTCGTCGTGCTCCTGCTCGGCGGTGGCCTGATCGGCCTCCTCGTGCTGAACTCCGCCCTGAGCGAGGGCTCGTTCCACCTGGACGACCTGCAGAGGGACACCAAGAGCCTCACCGACGAGGAGCAGGCGCTGCAGCGGGACGTGGACACCTACTCCGCGCCCGACGCCCTCCAGCGCCGCGCCCGCGAGCTGGGCATGGTGCCCGGCGGCGACCCGGCCTTCCTCAACCCGGACGGCAGCGTCAAGGGCGTCCCCGGAACGGCCGCCCAGCAGTCCTCCGCACGCAACCCGGTGGTCCGTCCGCCCGAGGTCCTCGCCCTCACGCAGACCACGGCCCCGGCCACCAGCGCCCCGGCGGCCGCCGTCCCCTCCGCAGGCACCGCCACACGGCAGACCCCGGCTCCGCAGACCCCGGCTCCGCAGACCTCGACCCCGCGGACCCCGACCCCGCAGACCCCCGCCCGCACCCCGTCCGCGCAGCCCTCCTCGACCCCCGGCAGGTGA
- the rsmH gene encoding 16S rRNA (cytosine(1402)-N(4))-methyltransferase RsmH, whose translation MSQSRHVPVMLQRCLDMLAPALAEPGAVVVDCTLGLGGHSEALLAQFPEARLVALDRDKEALRLSGERLAPFGDRATLVHAVYDELPEVLDRLGIPRVQGVLFDLGVSSMQLDEADRGFAYAQDAPLDMRMDQTTGISAAEVLNTYPPGELVRILRAYGEEKQAKRIVSAVVREREKEPFSNSARLVELIRDSLPQAAKRTGGNPAKRTFQALRIEVNGELSVLERAIPAAVKALAVGGRIAVLSYHSLEDRLVKQVFAAGAATTAPPGLPVVPERYQPRLKLLTRGAELPTEEEVAENRRAAPARLRGAQRIREDAE comes from the coding sequence TTGAGCCAGAGTCGACACGTCCCGGTGATGCTCCAGCGGTGCCTGGACATGTTGGCCCCGGCCCTCGCCGAGCCGGGCGCCGTGGTCGTCGACTGCACCCTGGGACTCGGCGGCCACAGCGAGGCGCTGCTGGCCCAGTTCCCCGAGGCCCGTCTCGTCGCCCTCGACCGCGACAAGGAGGCACTGCGCCTCTCCGGAGAGCGGCTCGCCCCCTTCGGTGACCGTGCCACCCTCGTGCACGCGGTCTACGACGAACTGCCCGAGGTGCTCGACCGCCTCGGCATCCCCCGTGTCCAGGGCGTCCTGTTCGACCTGGGCGTCTCCTCCATGCAACTCGACGAGGCCGACCGCGGCTTCGCCTATGCCCAGGACGCCCCGCTCGACATGCGGATGGACCAGACGACCGGCATCAGCGCGGCCGAGGTGCTCAACACCTACCCGCCGGGCGAACTGGTGCGGATCCTGCGCGCCTACGGCGAGGAGAAGCAGGCCAAGCGGATCGTCTCCGCCGTCGTGCGTGAACGCGAGAAGGAACCCTTCAGCAACAGCGCGCGGCTCGTCGAGCTGATCCGCGACTCCCTGCCGCAGGCCGCCAAGCGCACCGGCGGCAACCCCGCCAAGCGCACCTTCCAGGCGTTGCGCATCGAGGTCAACGGAGAACTCAGCGTCCTGGAACGGGCGATTCCCGCGGCCGTGAAGGCGCTCGCCGTCGGCGGCCGGATCGCCGTCCTGTCGTACCACTCGCTGGAGGACCGGCTGGTCAAGCAGGTGTTCGCGGCCGGTGCCGCCACCACCGCGCCGCCCGGTCTGCCGGTCGTGCCCGAGCGCTACCAGCCCCGGCTCAAGCTGCTCACCCGCGGTGCCGAACTTCCCACCGAGGAAGAGGTCGCCGAGAACCGGCGAGCGGCTCCCGCACGACTGCGCGGGGCTCAGCGCATCCGCGAGGACGCCGAGTGA
- a CDS encoding beta-class carbonic anhydrase, whose protein sequence is MTTSASVPTEPEDAITTSGGVTDRLVEANQQYAGAFTDPGMDARPVLHVAVVACMDARLDLHAALGLELGDCHTIRNAGGVVTDDVIRSLTISQRALGTRSVVLIHHTGCGLESLTEEFRHDLEMEVGQRPAWAVEAFRDVEQDVRQSMQRVRTSPFLLHTDDVRGFVFDVTTGLLREIDPA, encoded by the coding sequence ATGACGACTTCTGCATCCGTACCCACAGAGCCCGAAGACGCCATAACCACGAGCGGCGGCGTGACCGACCGTCTCGTCGAGGCGAACCAGCAGTACGCCGGCGCGTTCACCGATCCCGGGATGGACGCGCGCCCCGTGCTGCACGTCGCGGTGGTCGCGTGCATGGACGCCCGGCTCGACCTGCACGCCGCGCTCGGCCTGGAGCTGGGCGACTGCCACACCATCCGCAACGCCGGCGGCGTCGTCACCGACGACGTGATCCGCTCCCTCACCATCAGCCAGCGGGCGCTCGGCACCCGCAGCGTCGTTCTCATCCACCACACCGGCTGCGGCCTGGAGTCCCTCACCGAGGAGTTCCGGCACGACCTGGAGATGGAGGTCGGCCAGCGCCCCGCCTGGGCGGTCGAAGCCTTCCGGGACGTCGAACAGGACGTACGGCAGTCGATGCAGCGCGTGCGCACCTCACCGTTCCTCCTGCACACGGACGACGTGCGCGGCTTCGTCTTCGACGTGACGACGGGTCTGCTGCGCGAGATCGACCCCGCCTGA
- a CDS encoding AAA family ATPase, with protein sequence MTTYDDRASLTDLTATVERVRSSVEGVIEGKPEVVRLSLTVLLAEGHLLIEDVPGVGKTMLAKALARSIDCSVRRIQFTPDLLPSDITGVSIWDQQRRDFEFKPGAIFAQIVIGDEINRASPKTQSALLESMEERQVTIDGQTYELPSPFMVVATQNPVEMEGTYPLPEAQRDRFMARVSIGYPSAEAELQMLDIHGGISPLDDLQPVAHAHEIVKLIDAVRTVHVAETVRRYAVDLVAATRTHPDLRLGASPRATLHLLRAAKASAALSGREYALPDDIQALAVAVLAHRLLPTAQAQLNRRTAEQVVQEILQHTAVPAAPQQQPGFTMGRGAPAFGQQPPRRL encoded by the coding sequence GTGACGACCTATGACGATCGAGCGAGCCTTACAGATCTGACCGCCACTGTGGAGCGTGTCCGCAGTTCGGTGGAAGGAGTGATCGAAGGCAAGCCTGAGGTCGTACGGCTTTCGCTGACCGTGCTGCTCGCCGAGGGACATCTTCTGATCGAGGATGTCCCCGGCGTCGGCAAGACCATGCTGGCCAAGGCTTTGGCACGGTCCATCGACTGCTCGGTGCGGCGTATCCAGTTCACGCCCGACCTGCTGCCCTCGGACATCACGGGTGTGTCCATCTGGGACCAGCAGCGCCGGGACTTCGAGTTCAAACCGGGTGCGATCTTCGCCCAGATCGTGATCGGCGACGAGATCAACCGCGCCTCCCCCAAGACGCAGTCCGCTCTCCTGGAGTCGATGGAGGAGCGCCAGGTCACCATCGACGGGCAGACCTACGAACTGCCCAGCCCCTTCATGGTGGTGGCCACGCAGAACCCGGTCGAGATGGAGGGCACCTACCCGCTGCCGGAGGCCCAGCGCGACCGCTTCATGGCCCGCGTCTCCATCGGCTACCCCAGTGCGGAAGCCGAACTCCAGATGCTGGACATCCACGGCGGGATCTCTCCGCTGGACGACCTCCAGCCGGTGGCGCACGCGCACGAGATCGTGAAACTGATCGACGCGGTCCGCACGGTCCACGTCGCGGAGACGGTCCGGCGGTACGCGGTGGATCTGGTCGCCGCCACGCGCACCCACCCCGACCTCAGACTCGGCGCCTCGCCGCGTGCCACGCTGCATCTGCTGCGCGCGGCGAAGGCCTCCGCGGCGCTCAGCGGCCGGGAGTATGCGCTGCCGGACGACATCCAGGCACTCGCCGTGGCGGTCCTGGCCCACCGTCTGCTCCCCACGGCCCAGGCGCAGTTGAACCGTCGTACGGCCGAGCAGGTCGTCCAGGAGATCCTTCAGCACACCGCCGTTCCCGCGGCACCCCAGCAGCAGCCGGGCTTCACGATGGGCCGCGGCGCGCCCGCGTTCGGCCAGCAGCCGCCCCGGAGGCTGTGA